One stretch of Eggerthella lenta DSM 2243 DNA includes these proteins:
- a CDS encoding helix-turn-helix transcriptional regulator — translation MEIKLPRVKVEVREDEGFSLGKLSPALIVGFGAHWAWVYLTMFNGQQLFFWNAADPAVPAGLFHPVSLVFFVMTLLSYGVLSRAYRRLFATQRRRARLRFIGATLGFAGTLFMCLADVGSAAGIAALAAGGATTGIGSAILLMSYGVSFGQCDIATIVTSTALSLVAGIALYTAVSNLDLLHPLGALAAALIPFLECWCLYRCSTALVDKLEFAAITLKVRKTPFALRLCAPSLLFGFALGAVRTQAIADMHLVGGLGTQVVCIGAAALTACALMIAVMLTQRQHINFMFRPLLPLIAIALVAVYFIADATPFTTFALLLCYLLFEGTMWVSYADITQRFRLTSFVVFGFGRGALALGALIGMTASFAIPALDSATNPANTLIIVFACIIFGFGALPRGSELRALIVGESDNPAGEMLRGRERAESPEKARAGRFKRKCELVANRYLLSKKETEVLFLLAKGRNAAYIQEQLYISEGTARTHMRHIYKKLDIHTQQELMDLVEGSEEEVA, via the coding sequence ATGGAAATCAAGCTTCCGCGGGTCAAAGTGGAGGTGCGCGAGGATGAGGGGTTCTCGCTGGGAAAGCTGTCGCCAGCGCTCATCGTCGGCTTCGGCGCCCACTGGGCGTGGGTCTACCTCACGATGTTCAACGGCCAGCAGCTGTTCTTCTGGAACGCGGCCGATCCGGCGGTGCCGGCCGGGCTCTTCCACCCCGTGTCGCTCGTGTTCTTCGTCATGACGCTGCTGTCCTACGGCGTGCTATCGCGCGCATACCGCCGTTTGTTCGCCACGCAGCGCCGACGCGCACGCCTACGGTTCATCGGCGCGACGCTCGGTTTCGCCGGCACGCTGTTCATGTGCTTGGCGGACGTCGGAAGCGCAGCGGGCATCGCCGCGCTCGCGGCGGGAGGTGCGACCACCGGCATCGGCTCGGCCATCCTCCTGATGAGCTACGGCGTGTCGTTCGGGCAATGCGACATCGCCACCATCGTCACCAGTACGGCGCTCTCGCTGGTGGCGGGCATCGCGCTGTACACGGCAGTGTCTAACCTGGACCTGCTCCATCCGCTGGGAGCCCTGGCCGCGGCCCTCATCCCGTTCCTCGAGTGCTGGTGCCTCTACCGGTGCAGCACCGCGCTCGTCGACAAGCTCGAGTTCGCCGCCATCACGCTCAAGGTGAGGAAAACCCCGTTCGCGCTGCGCCTGTGCGCGCCCAGCCTGCTGTTCGGGTTCGCGCTGGGCGCCGTGCGCACGCAAGCCATCGCCGACATGCACTTGGTAGGGGGCCTGGGAACGCAGGTCGTCTGCATCGGGGCGGCCGCGCTCACGGCGTGCGCGCTCATGATCGCCGTCATGCTAACGCAGCGCCAGCACATCAACTTCATGTTCCGCCCCCTGCTGCCCCTTATCGCGATCGCGCTGGTCGCGGTCTACTTTATCGCCGACGCGACGCCCTTCACCACGTTCGCGCTGCTGCTGTGCTACCTCCTGTTCGAGGGCACCATGTGGGTGAGCTACGCCGACATCACCCAGCGTTTCCGCCTGACGTCGTTCGTGGTGTTCGGGTTCGGACGCGGGGCACTCGCGCTGGGCGCGCTCATCGGGATGACGGCCTCCTTCGCCATCCCCGCGCTCGACTCCGCAACCAATCCGGCGAACACGCTGATCATCGTGTTCGCATGCATCATTTTCGGCTTCGGCGCCCTGCCGCGCGGCAGCGAGCTGCGCGCCCTCATCGTGGGTGAATCGGACAACCCGGCAGGCGAGATGCTCCGCGGGCGCGAGCGCGCCGAGTCCCCCGAAAAAGCGCGCGCCGGGCGGTTCAAGCGCAAGTGCGAGCTGGTGGCTAACCGCTACCTCCTGTCGAAGAAGGAAACAGAAGTCCTGTTCCTGCTGGCGAAAGGCCGCAACGCCGCCTACATCCAGGAGCAGCTCTACATCTCCGAGGGCACCGCCCGCACCCATATGCGCCACATCTACAAAAAGCTCGACATCCACACCCAGCAAGAGCTGATGGACCTGGTGGAGGGCTCAGAGGAAGAAGTCGCGTAA
- a CDS encoding molybdopterin dinucleotide binding domain-containing protein: MTQLTLTRRSFMKAMAVTGAAASLTAVAEPMRALAEGVDADAGEVKRVRSCCRACGKVECGVWVTVRDGKVVKVEGDESAPQSRGHCCSKSQSSMQALYHPDRLRFPVKRTNPKGEDDPGWVRITLDEAFEICGEKLKEVKEKYGGESIFVMCGTSRVWSLGPYQGMKQLFGTPNAHLAYQVCKGPRHFGGIMTDEMGSPWMEVEAEPSVYVQWGTACEYSNYDSTNRTVTDVAHRASKHIVVDPRVTPLGKEADIWLPLRPGTDGALALSWLNWIIENEAYDDTMVRRWSNASFLYVDDKPELTQGWLVEGNGGINMKTKLLTEADLKEDGKYQRFMVWDEANERLTYWDAELGMWEGEEHRIPTTGTWIEHPYKPLVADAWLPDQSTFADPATEPDRFPDGFEECNPKGLPKRPSLLPGEVEVTLKDGTVHKARSVWDAFHQMTSEYTMEKAEEITGVPAAKSEEAVRAWTTRVNPLHGNGGIHFQLATDQNGNSIQNVRALQILSCITGNSDEPAGNRGSSKAQFDGNPGRSNMQAGAPYGDEAKMWDGRDVDLEGLAAKMQDFVQYLIDNDSPLAERYGNKVPSHEEALVIAKRMGGAFRTSQAWPNPKTVFERQANEVDAERFPLNRYWARWADANSIWDGCLDNDVPYQLHAGVCQSGDFMNMGNIDVAWEAMTKLDFFTDINLWFCPNNGNADVIFPCYHWLEVDTTRVSQGAGGFFGCGCAAVEAPGECIYDPDWNVGMYKAMGVPWNTKDESAEPSEILNFGEKTDYRWPNRSRVLKDNVDAWKTAEFPDGPTWEQAKEHFQKNGWMDCRTWHPERWGTYRRHEMGWRRQQGGFNLFPLVDDHPGFMTPSGLIEIWSLVCEAYLGDEDKFPVYREPTNSPVTTPEYFDAAKVADIDESKLRNMDYPASLQEHADATFLMTTGARQPVYFHSEHRQLPWCRELWPAPRLEMNPNDAARLGLEQGDWVWIESPWGKVREVLDLYYGISKGVVNANHAWWFPEMDTASHGYELVNINCVMDPYGQDVVCGAATMRSVPVLVYKATAENSPFGNPVPCDPQGNPCICDAGDPRLKEWMGTGLRSRVEGEEAWTGEGA, translated from the coding sequence ATGACTCAGCTCACGCTCACGCGCCGCAGCTTCATGAAGGCGATGGCGGTCACCGGTGCCGCTGCGTCGCTCACGGCGGTCGCCGAGCCGATGCGGGCGCTTGCCGAGGGCGTCGATGCCGATGCGGGGGAAGTCAAGCGCGTTCGCTCGTGCTGCCGCGCTTGCGGCAAGGTGGAGTGCGGCGTTTGGGTAACCGTGCGCGACGGCAAGGTCGTCAAGGTGGAAGGCGACGAGTCCGCGCCGCAAAGCCGCGGGCACTGCTGCTCGAAGTCGCAGTCATCGATGCAGGCGCTATATCATCCCGACCGCCTTCGTTTCCCGGTGAAGCGCACGAACCCTAAGGGCGAGGACGATCCCGGTTGGGTGCGCATCACGCTGGACGAGGCGTTCGAGATATGCGGCGAGAAGCTCAAGGAAGTGAAGGAGAAGTACGGCGGGGAGTCCATCTTCGTGATGTGCGGCACGTCGCGCGTGTGGTCGCTCGGGCCTTACCAGGGCATGAAGCAGCTGTTCGGCACGCCGAACGCGCATTTGGCCTACCAGGTGTGCAAAGGCCCGCGCCACTTCGGCGGCATCATGACCGACGAGATGGGGTCCCCGTGGATGGAGGTGGAGGCCGAGCCCAGCGTGTACGTGCAGTGGGGCACGGCGTGCGAGTACTCCAACTACGACTCCACGAACCGCACGGTCACCGACGTCGCGCATCGTGCGTCTAAGCATATCGTGGTGGATCCGCGCGTCACGCCTTTGGGCAAGGAAGCCGACATCTGGCTGCCGCTTCGTCCCGGCACCGACGGCGCGCTGGCGCTGTCGTGGCTCAACTGGATCATCGAAAACGAAGCTTACGATGACACGATGGTGCGTCGCTGGTCGAACGCGTCGTTCCTCTACGTGGACGACAAGCCCGAGCTGACGCAAGGCTGGTTGGTGGAGGGCAACGGCGGCATCAACATGAAGACGAAGCTGCTGACCGAGGCCGACCTCAAGGAAGATGGCAAGTACCAGCGCTTCATGGTGTGGGACGAGGCGAACGAGCGTCTCACGTACTGGGATGCCGAGCTTGGCATGTGGGAGGGCGAGGAGCACCGCATCCCCACCACCGGCACATGGATCGAGCATCCGTACAAGCCGCTTGTTGCCGATGCATGGCTGCCCGATCAGTCGACGTTCGCCGATCCGGCTACCGAGCCCGACCGCTTCCCCGACGGTTTCGAGGAATGCAATCCCAAGGGGTTGCCGAAGCGCCCATCTCTGCTTCCTGGTGAGGTAGAGGTAACGCTCAAAGACGGAACCGTGCACAAGGCTCGCTCTGTGTGGGATGCGTTCCATCAGATGACCAGCGAGTACACCATGGAGAAGGCAGAGGAGATCACCGGCGTGCCGGCGGCGAAGAGCGAGGAGGCTGTACGCGCCTGGACGACGCGCGTCAATCCGCTGCATGGCAACGGCGGCATCCACTTCCAGCTGGCCACCGACCAGAACGGCAACTCCATCCAGAACGTGCGTGCGCTGCAGATCCTGTCGTGCATCACCGGCAACTCCGACGAGCCGGCCGGCAACCGCGGCTCGTCGAAGGCGCAGTTCGACGGCAATCCAGGGCGTTCGAACATGCAGGCCGGCGCGCCGTACGGCGACGAGGCCAAGATGTGGGACGGCCGCGACGTCGACCTCGAAGGGCTCGCCGCGAAGATGCAGGATTTCGTGCAGTACCTCATCGACAACGATTCGCCCCTGGCCGAGCGCTACGGCAACAAGGTGCCCAGCCATGAGGAAGCCCTCGTTATCGCCAAGCGCATGGGCGGCGCATTCCGCACGTCGCAGGCGTGGCCGAACCCCAAGACCGTGTTCGAGCGACAAGCCAACGAGGTTGACGCCGAGCGATTCCCCCTCAACCGCTACTGGGCGCGCTGGGCGGACGCGAACTCCATCTGGGACGGCTGCCTGGACAACGACGTGCCGTACCAGTTGCATGCGGGCGTGTGCCAGTCGGGCGACTTCATGAATATGGGCAACATCGACGTGGCGTGGGAGGCCATGACGAAGCTGGACTTCTTCACCGACATCAACCTGTGGTTCTGCCCGAACAACGGCAACGCCGACGTCATCTTTCCGTGCTACCACTGGTTGGAAGTTGACACGACGCGCGTCAGCCAGGGCGCCGGCGGGTTCTTCGGCTGCGGGTGCGCCGCTGTCGAGGCGCCGGGCGAGTGCATCTACGATCCCGACTGGAACGTGGGCATGTACAAGGCCATGGGCGTGCCATGGAACACGAAGGACGAGTCGGCCGAGCCGTCCGAGATCCTCAACTTCGGCGAGAAGACCGACTACCGTTGGCCGAACCGCAGCCGCGTGCTCAAGGACAACGTGGACGCGTGGAAGACAGCCGAGTTCCCCGACGGTCCCACGTGGGAGCAAGCGAAGGAGCACTTCCAGAAGAACGGCTGGATGGATTGCCGCACGTGGCATCCCGAGCGTTGGGGCACGTATCGCCGGCACGAGATGGGCTGGCGTCGCCAGCAGGGCGGCTTCAACCTGTTCCCGTTGGTGGACGACCATCCGGGCTTCATGACGCCGTCGGGCCTCATTGAAATCTGGTCGCTTGTGTGCGAGGCGTACTTAGGCGACGAGGACAAGTTCCCCGTGTACCGCGAACCCACGAACTCGCCGGTGACCACGCCCGAGTACTTCGACGCCGCGAAGGTTGCCGACATCGATGAGTCGAAGCTGCGCAATATGGATTATCCCGCCAGCCTGCAGGAGCACGCCGATGCGACGTTCCTCATGACCACGGGCGCGCGCCAGCCGGTGTACTTCCACAGCGAGCATCGCCAGCTGCCGTGGTGCCGCGAGCTGTGGCCCGCGCCGCGCCTGGAGATGAACCCGAACGACGCTGCGCGTCTGGGGCTCGAGCAGGGCGACTGGGTGTGGATCGAGAGCCCGTGGGGCAAGGTGCGCGAGGTGCTGGATCTGTACTACGGCATCAGCAAGGGCGTGGTGAACGCGAACCACGCGTGGTGGTTCCCCGAGATGGACACGGCCAGCCACGGCTACGAGCTGGTGAACATCAACTGCGTGATGGATCCTTACGGCCAGGATGTGGTGTGCGGTGCAGCAACGATGCGCTCGGTTCCCGTGCTGGTTTATAAGGCTACGGCGGAAAACTCGCCGTTCGGCAACCCGGTGCCGTGCGATCCGCAGGGTAACCCGTGCATCTGCGATGCGGGCGATCCGCGGTTGAAGGAATGGATGGGAACGGGATTGCGATCTCGCGTTGAAGGCGAAGAGGCGTGGACCGGAGAGGGGGCGTAG
- a CDS encoding 4Fe-4S dicluster domain-containing protein: protein MTQYAIITDLNRCVGCLACTVACKAVNNVPVGAFWIKTLRVGPNPIEGGSGDWPDVEMYFLPIQCQHCADPECVKVCPTGASHKAADGTVQIDKSKCIGCQFCAMSCPYNVRYLNEEERVVEKCTLCEQKIAQGELPQCVAQCGSRARFFGDLEQGVDGFEAPAPPQALSCDYAEMQQTRVTLKEYVEPYTEDEIHRLPDVGNGPELMYLLRSDRKWRG, encoded by the coding sequence ATGACACAGTACGCAATCATCACCGATTTGAACCGGTGCGTCGGATGCCTTGCGTGCACGGTCGCATGCAAAGCGGTGAACAACGTGCCCGTCGGGGCGTTTTGGATCAAGACGCTGCGCGTGGGTCCGAATCCGATCGAGGGCGGAAGCGGCGATTGGCCCGACGTTGAGATGTATTTCCTGCCCATCCAATGCCAGCATTGCGCCGATCCCGAGTGCGTGAAGGTGTGTCCCACGGGCGCCTCGCATAAGGCAGCCGACGGCACCGTGCAGATCGACAAGTCGAAGTGCATTGGCTGCCAGTTCTGCGCGATGAGCTGCCCCTACAACGTTCGCTACCTCAACGAAGAGGAGCGCGTGGTGGAGAAGTGCACGCTGTGCGAGCAGAAGATCGCCCAAGGCGAGCTTCCGCAGTGCGTGGCGCAATGCGGCTCGCGTGCGCGCTTCTTCGGCGACTTGGAGCAGGGCGTGGACGGGTTCGAGGCACCGGCTCCGCCTCAAGCCCTGTCGTGCGACTACGCCGAAATGCAGCAGACGCGCGTCACGCTGAAGGAGTACGTCGAACCGTATACGGAAGACGAGATCCATCGTCTGCCCGATGTTGGAAATGGCCCGGAGCTCATGTACCTGCTGCGCTCCGACCGAAAGTGGAGGGGGTAG